The nucleotide window CAAACCTTCCAAATCTGTGCAATAATCCAAGTCGGGTATGAAAAAGGAATGTGTTTCGGACATGTGTTTCAAATTATCCATAATATCTTCTGCTTTGTGTACACAGAACAAACAATCTTTTTCGGTTAAAGGATTCTCGGCCAGCTCATCTAATTCATCCGAATCTACCACCTCCTCCTCAACATCCTCAtaatcgtcatcatcatcgtctGCCTCCATTTCTTCGCCTTGGGCCACCTGTTCCAAAGCAAATTTACCTTTGCCTTGAGCCGCAGCGGCTATGGCCGGATGTGGTCTGGGTTGTATCACCGATTTGGTGGTAATTTCTTTTTCATCTCCCTGATTTTCTCTTTCAAATATGGCTAGATTATCTTTGTGTTTCTTGCTGTTCAAATGATTGTCATGGGTTTTTTGGTTGCCAAACTGTTTGCGACAGGCATTGCAGTACAAGCTCATTTGTTTTTCCTCATTTTCGGTGGCTTTATCATTGCGCATTTGTATGACACGCGCTTGGAATTCTTCAGCAGTGATTGGTGGCAGTTCGGCTACACGTCTCTTCAGATTGTAACGATGCCAATCTGTTTTGTAATGTTCACGTTGTATGTCCGCTGAAGCGAATTTAACGCTGCAATTGATGCAAGTAAACATTGacattttgtgttaaatttaattcttcttttttttacaaaaatttcacaatttttctgGTGTTAATCACTTAAAATCTGCTTTTCTATTAAATGCGAAATCTTAACACGTTCTTGTTCTTTGTTTGACAGTTAAATGAGAGTGGGAGAGCAAAATGTCAAAAAGTAAACAGAAGAAATACAAAGGCGCTGGAAAATTAAAAACGGcgttaaaacatttaaagtgatgCCAGATGAAATCATTTACAAgactttaatttgaaataatagttaaaaattaattaaacaaactttaaaaaattcaggaaacaaataatttcaacagaaaatcgatagttgcaaacattttttttatagaaaatttatagttATTGATATccacacaatattttatataaacaattaatAGTTAACGATAACCACGCAGGattatctatataaaatcgATAGATATCGATAACTGTACCAGATTTTATATTAGAAATCGATAGTTATCAATAACTTCAACagattttccaaagaaaatcgATAGTTATAGACATATCTACcagattttcaataaaaaacctACAGTAATCAATAActcaacaagattttctattgaaaatcgaTAATTATTGATAGctttactaaatttttatagaaaatatatagttATCGAGAAGTCTGGTagagtttttataaaacaaaaatcaatagtTATATATAACTCcaccaaattttttataaacaatggATGGTTATTAATAACCGCACTTATATTTTAGTTATGTTTGGAAGGCAATCGTTAattgcacaagattttctatagaaaatgttagcAATCGTTAattgcacaagattttctatagaaaatgttggcAATCGTTAattgcacaagattttctatagaaaatgttggcAATCGTTAattgcacaagattttctatagaaaatgttggcAATCGTTAattgcacaagattttctatagaaaatattggcaATCGTTAattgcacaagattttctatagaaaatgttgttaatcGTTAattgcacaagattttctatagaaaatgttggcAATCGTTAattgcacaagattttctatagaaaatgttgccaatCGTTAattgcacaagattttctattgaaaatgttggCAATCCTTGATTGCACATAATTTCATACTTCCCCGTATGTAATGTTCTGGCACCTCTGTTTTGTAATTAATACCCAATCCGGTAACACTGGCATAAAATTGCGCCAGCTGATTAGTCCCGCCGGTTGCTTAGCAAATAAACGGAAgtgtaaacaaaagttttctTATTAGTTTTTACTAATCTAGTgctaaaatctcaaaaaaatcACCATGGAGGGCAAGGATAATCGATCGAAAGAGTAAGTATTTGTCATTCAACCTAAAAACATTCAAAGGATTACACCAATACGCATTTTTTTCTCTAAACCAGTAAGCGTCACAAAATGAAGTCACATTATCGCAATAAATCCAAATATTGTACCACCTCCTCATCTTCGGGACAAGTGGAGACTGTACGTGGTTATGTAGATGTGGTGGACTCTAGCGATGAGCGTTTTGTGGATAGAAATGATTGGATAAGAGGCGGCCAACCGGTGAAAGCAGCCAAAACATATCCCTTGGAAATGGATGATTTCCCGGCCGGAGATGAAGAAAATGAACAAATGAGAGCTGGGGACTTCAATACCATGTCCCAATTACCCTCTGGCATGGGGggacattttaaattttcctctGAAAAACAATGGGAACAGGCTGAAAATTCAGAATTTCTAGATAACACCGAGGCCAGTGAATATTTCACTTTGAATTTGAAACTTTTAAATGTGGGTCTACAAACTGTCCCCTTTTACAAGCGCATGGATTATTCATCGTCCATGTTTAGCAAGGACCAATTGCAGAGCATGGAAAAAGAGGCTGAGGCTGCCGAAAAGTTGTATCAAAATGTTCTAAAGGAACATATAGAAAATCCACGCATTAAAATTAATTCCGCCAGTCGTAAGACTAACTCAGC belongs to Calliphora vicina chromosome 4, idCalVici1.1, whole genome shotgun sequence and includes:
- the LOC135957818 gene encoding cytoplasmic 60S subunit biogenesis factor ZNF622; this translates as MSMFTCINCSVKFASADIQREHYKTDWHRYNLKRRVAELPPITAEEFQARVIQMRNDKATENEEKQMSLYCNACRKQFGNQKTHDNHLNSKKHKDNLAIFERENQGDEKEITTKSVIQPRPHPAIAAAAQGKGKFALEQVAQGEEMEADDDDDDYEDVEEEVVDSDELDELAENPLTEKDCLFCVHKAEDIMDNLKHMSETHSFFIPDLDYCTDLEGLLNYLGEKVAVYFICLLCNERGKTFYTLDAVRKHMLDKGHCQMCHEGLALAEYADYYDYSSSYPDHKEGMDIDEEVVPDLLDGDEYQLVLPSGAVIGHRSLMRYYKQRLNPSRALMPKKSDRKLHHLLSTYRSLGWTTSDQHAAARKARDIHVMKRVQAKWQMKLGCRANKLQHHYRDQVMF
- the Aven gene encoding uncharacterized protein Aven, yielding MEGKDNRSKDKRHKMKSHYRNKSKYCTTSSSSGQVETVRGYVDVVDSSDERFVDRNDWIRGGQPVKAAKTYPLEMDDFPAGDEENEQMRAGDFNTMSQLPSGMGGHFKFSSEKQWEQAENSEFLDNTEASEYFTLNLKLLNVGLQTVPFYKRMDYSSSMFSKDQLQSMEKEAEAAEKLYQNVLKEHIENPRIKINSASRKTNSAKSQKSLKAKSPEAPDELDELLSMTSKVSVKSGANTPALKPATPDNKSAAGGSSTGAENKDDIQQWLDNVLDE